CGgcctcgacgacaccgactcggtgCTCGGCTCCCTCGTATCCATCGGCCTCCAGGCCGTCACGTCCCTGCTGGGCGACGGCCTCGGGCAGGTCGCCGCCGGCGAGGAAGCCGCGTCGTCCGTCCGCACCAGTGGCCGCCGGGGGCGCGGCCTCGGCCAGGGGGCTCCTCGCCACCCGCACTGGCTGGGCGGCAGGGAGCGCCGGCTGCTGCAGATGCCGGTGGGTCCGGGAGGAATGCCGGTGGACGCGGTGGTGGCGCAGGACGGGAGCGGCAACCACACGACTGTCCAGGCGGCCCTCGACGCGGCGCCGTCGGAGCGCGACGACGGCCGGTACGTCATCTACGTGACGCGCGGCGTGTACAGGGAGACGGtggaggtgaagaagaagaagtggaacgTGATGTTGGTGGGCGACGGCATGGGCGCCACCGTGATCTCCGGCCGGCTGAACTACGTCGACGGCTACTCCACCTTCCGCACCGCCACCGTCGGTGAGTTGGTGCTCTGCTGCTCCATGCAATTCCATCAATCTAGCAGTCCTTCCGTTAATTCCAGAAAATTAAGTTGATTGTGCGAGTTTAAGGCGTGGTCAAGGTCAAATCGTAGCATGCACCATGCACTCAATGGCTCTTGTGATGCTTCGGATGCATGCGCCCCCACACACTAGACCAGCCTATCTCTGCCATTGCTTTGCTTAAGCCTGCACGGTCGATCACCTGAGATGTTAGCTCGTGACCACCTCCACGAGATGCATGTAGCTGGAGTGGCACGGTCAATGTGCCATAATTGTACTGTCTGGACGAGATGCTGCGGCTGCGGCATACGGTTCCGTTAAGGCGCATGCCGAGTTGCAGTACCGTGGTACAACTCTGCTCCATCCTTATCGCAATGTCACTGTGTAGTACTcgctccgttcgaaattacttgtcgcaaaaatggatgtatctacatctagatacatccatttttgcgacaagtaatttcgaacggagggagtattttggttTTCTTTCTACAGTGGATATTGTTACCTGCCTAGGTCGCTTCTGGTGCATGTACTACACGCACTGCACTCCAGCTACCCACCCAGCCAGTGTCTAATACACCGTTCGTCTAATCTTGGCCGTGGTGTGTGCAGTGTGCACATTCAAGTCCTGACTCCTCCTGACACCTTCCCGGATCGATCACGCGCCTAGCTTGAATAATGTAGAACATGCAGCATCCATTAATAGAGCTAGGGGGTAGTTGCACTTGCAATTCAGCGACGAATTCAATGGACGATACCACATGTCGCACAGGTTGGCCTTGGTTGCTTGGCTCAACGAGTCAAAGTACATGGCCCGCTCCCAGGCTCTACGCGTGGCACACTGTTGTCCGTGAGACAGCAGGTCGTGCCGGTGGCCATGCGGTGCGGTGCACGGCATGAAACGTTCTCTTTGCAGCGACTCGTACTTCTTTGTACTGGCAGCGCCGCGCCGTGCTTATACTTTTCCCAAAGGGCCAAGCTGCCGAGTGCCAACCCAAGCCACGAGACCTCGCATCGTACTACGTTCTGTAGTCGATCATGGGATGCAGATGCAGGGGTCACGCTGCTGAGACTCAGATGGGCACGTCGTTTTCTCCTTTTGCTTGCCGTCGGTCGCACACAGTGCCGGGGGAGAGATCGCCGACAGACACAGCAGTGATCGGGCTGGTGCTGCCCGATCTTTTGCTTCTAGTCCGGGCGTCATTCAGCTCTGTGGTGGCGTAGAAAGCTTCAGTTCCATGCATGGCTTTATCAGCAGCTGATGCTGATCGATGCGTGCCAAACCCTCGTCGGTCTGACAAGCACGTTATACTATCACAAGCTTACCACTACTACTTGTCGCACGACCGACTTGGTTAACTTCATTGTCAGCGGATGTTCGGATCCAAATGACCAAATCATGCGAGATATATATGCCTATATATGCTTCTGACCCCCAAGAATTACTGTTACTGAGTACTGACCTCATTGATCCTGTCATTTCATATTCATAGGATATTCATAGCTGTGCGTGTGAATTGTGATTAACACCTGATGTTTTTTTCTGGCTGACGTGGcgttgttcatgcatgcattgcagCTGTGGTGGGGAAGGGGTTCATCGCGCGAGACGTGACGTTCGAGAACACCGCGGGGCCGGCCAAGCACCAGGCGGTGGCGCTGCGGTGCGACTCAGACCTCTCTGTCTTCTACCGCTGCGCCTTCGAGGGCCACCAGGACACGCTTTACGCGCACTCGCTTCGCCAGTTCTACCGCGATTGCAACGTCACTGGCACTGTCGACTTCGTCTTCGGCAACGCCGCCGCCGTCTTTCAAAACTGccacctcctcgcccgcgcgccgCTGCCTGGCCAGAAGAACTCTATCACGGCCCAGGGCCGTTTCAACGCCTCCATGAACTCCGGCTTCACCTTCCAGTTCTGCAACGTCTCAGCACACGACGACCTCCTCCGCGCGCAGGCCAACCAGACCGACAAGGCCGCGACCACACAAACCTTCCTGGGCCGGCCGTGGAAGGCATACTCACGGGTGGTGTTCATGCAGTCGTACATCGGCGCCGTGGTGCGGCCCGAGGGGTGGCTCGCGTGGGACAACAACCAGTCCACGCTCGCCACGCTCTACTACGGGGAGTACATGAACACGGGGCCCGGCGCCAGCGTCGGCGGCAGGGTGAGGTGGCCGGGCTACCACGTGATGATGAGCCCCGCCGAGGCCAGCAACTTCACTGTAGCGCAGTTCATCGAGGGCAACATGTGGCTGCCGACCACGGGTGTCAGGTTCACGTCTGGGCTGCTTGCGTCTTGAACTCTTGATCATCATGTGAGTCTGCGTGCTCTGACTCTTGAGCGGTCTAGAAGTACTGGGTGCTGTCGTTCCTCATCACGTACTAATAGTACTATGGTTGGAACAAACTTTAGGGAATTAGTCGATGGGTTGTTATTCTTGAATGGGACATATTAAGGTTATGAATGGATGAAGTGTTTTTTCTCCTTTGATCAGTACGTATGATCTTTACCTACAACGGTTCTTCCTGTAGAAGCAAATAGTTCTCTATCTCGACCTTGCGCCTGTGTTCACATTCATCTCTCACCGCCTTGCCACTTTTCCTTTTTGCTTCCTTCTCTGCGAAGTCTAACTTGGCTTGCATGGCTTCCACCACCAAGCCCTTTGTTGTGATCACCTCATCGACTTGATGCGGCTTCTCATTCTATTGTGAGCATATCCTTTGTCCTATTTCTTCCATCGAGCCGCCCCTTGCTTGACCCTTCCTAGGCCTCCTCTCACCCTTATCACCATCTTCAACCTCCCAAGAAGACGAGTTACTTGACATCTCGCTTTCTTCGATGGAGCATCATCACTCC
Above is a window of Triticum aestivum cultivar Chinese Spring chromosome 6B, IWGSC CS RefSeq v2.1, whole genome shotgun sequence DNA encoding:
- the LOC123138926 gene encoding pectinesterase translates to MAPTSPTSAPRLLLALSLSLLLTSAHQLTTPSPPAPSAAGISPELVSTLREALGAIKDVASIVSSFPIVGGVLGGDDLRLSSAITDCLDLLDLSSDELSWSMSAASPTTAGVGAAGRVGTGDAHADVRAWLSGALGNQDTCKDGLDDTDSVLGSLVSIGLQAVTSLLGDGLGQVAAGEEAASSVRTSGRRGRGLGQGAPRHPHWLGGRERRLLQMPVGPGGMPVDAVVAQDGSGNHTTVQAALDAAPSERDDGRYVIYVTRGVYRETVEVKKKKWNVMLVGDGMGATVISGRLNYVDGYSTFRTATVAVVGKGFIARDVTFENTAGPAKHQAVALRCDSDLSVFYRCAFEGHQDTLYAHSLRQFYRDCNVTGTVDFVFGNAAAVFQNCHLLARAPLPGQKNSITAQGRFNASMNSGFTFQFCNVSAHDDLLRAQANQTDKAATTQTFLGRPWKAYSRVVFMQSYIGAVVRPEGWLAWDNNQSTLATLYYGEYMNTGPGASVGGRVRWPGYHVMMSPAEASNFTVAQFIEGNMWLPTTGVRFTSGLLAS